AGGGATTTCGTTGCCGACAAGTCCATGAGGATATCCATGTCCGTCTATTCTTTCATGGTGATAAAGAACAGCCGGGATAATATCCCCCATATTGGGAATAGGGCGTAATATCTCGGCTCCCAATTCGGGATGTTGTTTGATTAAAGTAAATTCAGGTATAGTTAGAGGTCCAGGCTTTAAAAGAATCTCATCCCGTATTCCTATCTTGCCAAGATCATGTAATCTTGCTGCAAATTCTATCCTTTCTAATTCATGATTATTAAATGACATCTTTTTTGCAATTTTTAGTGATATGGCTGCAACTGTATCAGAATGCCCTCGTGTATATGGATCTCGTGCTTCCAGAGCTTGAATAAGGCTTGCGATACTCCCAAGAGTTAGAGTCCTCTCAGTTTTTAAAAGTTCGCGTTGCTGTAACTCCATTTTGAAGTGGTCGCTTAGCAGTTTTTCTGCAGTAATTACAAGCTGATCAACATTAAAAGGTTTAACCAAAAAAGCTGAAGCTCCTTTATGCAGTAGTTCGCGCATTGTTCTGCGATCTCCTCCTGAACTCATGATTACCAATGGAATGCTTGAAAGGTATGGAGTTTGTTGTATTTTTTCACAAAATTCAATTCCGTTCATCGCAGGCATGTTGATATCTGAAATAATTAGGTCTGGAATTTCTTTGGAAGCAATGGAGTATGCCTCGTTGCCATTTGAAGCGGTTAAGACTTTGAACCCTGCACCGAAAAGACCGGATTGTACAACATTCAAGATATGTTTTGAGTCATCAACTACTAAAACTAATTTATCTCTAAGTAATTTTGATTTATTAAGTATTTCGTGAACATACGGGATAAGTTCTTTAGTCGCATTTTTTTTGGTAATATAAGCTGCTGCTCCGACTTCAAATCCTTTTTCTATTTGATCATTTCTCTCATCTGTAGAAAGAAATATAACTGGAGTAGATTGCGTCTCTGGATTTTTTTTAATTTCAGTGCAAAGCTGATATCCATCCATATTAGGCATTATTATATCAGTAATCACGAGGTCGTAATGGCTTTCACGAATACTGTTAAGTCCTTCAAGTCCGTCGATAGCTTCAGTTACATCAATACTTCGGCTTCTTAGTTGTGAGCTTAGTACAGATCTTATGGTTTTACTGTCATCGACAATTAAGACATGCGGATTACGCATCCATGCTCCAGAGGTGGTGTTAGTAATAATCTAATATAGTTAATGAATTTTATAATAAATAATCAAGATTAGTATGTCATAGTATGCATAATAACTTAAAAAAGTAAAGGTTAGACCATATGGTCTAACCTTTACTTTTTTAAGTGCTGCCCCAATTTAGAGAAATTATATTTGGTGATTAAAAAAATGAACTTTTATACTAGTATGAAAACATTTGAATCCAAAGGATTGCTCCGAGTTCTACACTTTTACCTTTAATTTTATAATCAGCATCATTTAAAGCTGCAAATCCCCACCATCCTGCTTTAGGACAAGCAAAGGTAAAAACGCCATTTTCATCGCAAAGTACTTCTTGAGTTACCATACATTCATGTGGAGCTTTGTATTTTGAGTCCTTGTTATATAATTCAACTTCAACTCGTGTGTATGGGGCAGGTTTTCCGTTAAGCAAAACAATTCCCTGAAAAACATTGCCGGCATAATTACCCCAAGGTCGGGTGAGAGGGACTATTTCAGTTTTCACACCCAAAGGTGTTTTCCAGTCTTCACCTTCGTCAAAAGCTGATACAATAGTTTTTGTATAGTGGATAATATAGTTATCTTCTGCCGGTTCTGGGTATGGAGTAGGTTCCATATAAAAAGTATACATTCCGGGACGATTAAATTTATAAGATGTAGTAAATGCGCTATGATCTAGAAATTTATTTTGTTTCAGTGTACCTAACAGATCTGTTTCTTTGCCATCATGATAAACACTAAATTTTTTAGGTTTAACAAGATTCATTCCGTTTAATTCAAAAGGATGTGCAAATGAAAGTTCCATGTTTATTGTTTTTTTCTTAGGAGAAACAATAGACGTTTCTGGAATTAACATGCCGAAATGGGCATATGCACATGCTGCAGCGGCAAAGAATACAATTGCTGTAAATAACGATACTAAAGTTTTTTTCATGACACCTCTCCGTTGTTAAATTTAAGATTTAAATTTTTTTCTTGAAGTTAAAAAAGCCGCAATACCAAATATACCAAAAATATATCCAATCCCTGCGAATATTTCTTTCGCTCCGGGACCATCTTCCTGTAAGTTTAGGAGCAGATGTTTTACAGTATCTACTTTACTATTAAGTTCTTTAACTTGAGCGGAAAGTTTTGATATGTCGGCGTTTGGCAGATTTGTTGCCATACTAGTTGGAGTCGTAGTCTGCTGTTTTTTTTCAATTGCGGAGTTGGTCGATGAAAAATTAGGGGAAATGTCTTCAGGTGTTAGAGTCCATTCATTTTGATGCCCTTGCGACGCTTTAAGGACAATTTTTAAGCCTGCATGATCAGAAGAAATTTCTTTTGGAATAGGAAAGTTAAAATTGCCATTGTCGTCAGTGATCCCAGTTAGAATTTTCGCTCCGGTTGTTAAATTAAAAACTTCAATTTTGCCTTGGTGTACTCTGTTTTTTTTGCTGAAGTAGCTTTCAGTAAAAACTTTAGATCCTTCTATATATGCAAAAACAGAAACTCTGTGAGCATGTGCAGAAGGAATAGCGAAAAACATCACAGAAATTAGAAAAATGACTGAAGACAATAAGCGAGATGATTTTTGAGACATAGTTGCAGACCTGTTAAGTTTGTTTTTAAAAAAATGTTAACTTTAAAGTAATACATATTTTAAAAACGTATACAGGTGCAAAAAGTGCAAGTCAATTGTAATATATAAAAATCTAGGAAATTGATTATAAAAAACGGGTGATTGGGGAAGATAAAGAAGACACATATACGCGTTATGCTATTGTTTATAGGATATATGTCAACTCAGCATGTAGGTTTGCACGTCAGTCGAATGTGTATCCCAAATTGATTGTTGTGTTCAAAAATCCGTCAGGGTCATCGGATTTTGTCCCGAAAGTTTTTAAGTACCTGACATCTGAGCCAATGGTAAAACCTGAATCAAATTCATAAAGGAATCCTAAACCTCCACCTGCTACGGGAGCTCCGTCTGAAAGGCTAAAATCAGTATTAGGATAGCCAAAGAAAGAATAACCTCCCTGAGCGGCAATATAAGGTGAAAATTTTGAATCTGTATAAAACCTGTAAAGTAAAGAAGCTGTAAAAGTGTACGTGTTGAAACTTTTAGATTTATAGTCGTAAGATGTACTATTTGTTGCGTTGCTTGAAGCGTCTATAGTTCCTGATCTTCCTGAAGTACCACTAATCAACATGTCCCCGCCGATCCCAAGACCAGAAGGATAAAAATGACGGATGGAAAGCCCACCTGACGGACCAAATGAAGAGTACGGCACATCTTTTTTCGATTTAGTAGAATATTGCGTGCCAAGTGCGGCTCCAATAAAAGTTTCTGACTTTTTCTTTGGAATAAAGAACCCTGTTTTCTTTCGATGTGTTCTTGATTTTTTTACACTGACCGCAAGATCATAATCTTTATTAGCAATATCGCCAGGATTTTTCATAGCTGACGAAACAGCCGAAGCTGTTGTTTCGTTAGAATCAGTTAAATAATTTTCGGTTAATCCATGAGATGGTTCAACCTGCAAAGGAACAGCTTTAACTTGACGAGCAGGCCAGAATCCTAATTGTGGTTGTTCTTGAACCTGAATATATCTAATAGTAGGAGAGCTTACCGAAATGGATTGAGGCAACGTTTCTGGTTGTGTATATTGTCTTTGAGCGGTGAGTCTTGATTGAGTGTCTCCAGATAATTCTGAAATCATTTCATTTGAAGTGGGAGCCAACTCATCTGGCCTGATAGGCTGAGTTACCGGTGATACTGGACCTGTGGCAACTCCTGCCTTGATAAGTTTTTGTGCAAGTCCCTGACCGTCAATAGCCACATCAGCTAAAATAATATTATTTGCGTCTTTTCCTATTTCGTTAACATCTACATCTTTCATTAAAGCAATGCCGCTGCATTCTAGTTTTCCTTTGGAAACTTCAACGTTAGGAGCTGGATCAATTCCGGATAATTTGATTTTTACTGGATGTTGACCGTCTTTAAGAACAACTAAAGTCGTCGGACCATCAACTGCAATAACTTTTCCCTGCCAAGCTTGCGCAGTTAATGGAATCGTTAACAAAAATATGAAAAAAGTTAGTATCCGCATTTTTACCAGCCGTTTATGTTAAAATTCAGTTTCATAAAACAGATCGGCAATACTTGAATAATCTTAACAGTTTTTAATAATAAATTATAATTAATATTTGTTTAGTTCTTAATAAATTTGTGTTTCAAAGCGATAATGGTAGATGAATAAAATATGAGTAAAAATTTAAATATTAGATATTTTTTAATTTGTTGTGTATTAATTTTAATATTATTTATTATAAAATTATTATAAAGAGTTCATTATGTTAAAAAGAATTGTATTATTTAATATTTTTTTCATATTGATTCCATGTATTGTTTATTCAAGTAATCTAGTTATAACGACTCTTGATAATCCTCCTCAAGCTTATCTTGAAAAAGGTACTCCTAGTGGTGTTTTAGTTGATATTGTTTCAGAGATAGTAAAAAAATCTGGATGTACTTGTACAATTAAAGTTGTGCCTTGGAAAAGAGCTCTTAAAATGGTTAAAATTGGTACAGCAGATGCTATTTTCAACGCTGGATATACTGCTGAAAGAAATAAATATTTGTTTTATCCAAGCTGCGCTCTTATTACAGAAAAAGTTATTGCTTTGCGTCGTAAAGGGTCCGGTGTATTTTTAAAAACAGATTTTTCTAATGCAAAGGATTATAGAGTAGGTGTTGGAAGGGGATTTTATTATGGAAAGAAAGTCCAGAATGCTATTGATTCGAATATGTTCATGCGAGTCGAAGAAGTTCCCAATATTAATTTGAATATGGAAAAGCTCAAATTGAGCAGAATTGATATGTTTTTTGCCGACTATCTTCCAGCTATGAATTTTTTAACTAGTATTGATTCCAAGGCAAATATTGAATTGGTTGTCGATCCTACGACTGGCAAGCCTATAATTTACGGACGCTCTGACACTTATCTTGCTTTTTCGAGAACACATACACTGGATGGTTTGGTTAAGAAGATAAATGAGGAATTAGTCAATTTGAAAAAAAGTGGTAGCTACGACGAAATTATCAAAAAATATATTAAGGGCTATATTGATTTGGAATAATTGTAAAAACTATCTCCAGCCGATTGGTTCATATCCTTTTTCAATTAGGCACTTTTCTACAAAATTTCGATATGCTGTGTCAGTATTGTCTTGAACAGCACCGCCTACGGCTCCTCCGGCAGCTCCACCTGCGGTACCTGCAAGTGCTGCAGTTCCTGGACTGCCTGTTACGATTCCAATTCCTAAACCAACAGCTCCTCCAATAAGTCCGCCTTTTACTCCTGATTTAACGCTGCTTTTGCTGCGTGATGCTTTGCCTATGTTGTCATCAGCAAGATTCATACAGTATTCAATGTCTTGGTTAGTTTGAACTTTTCCGACAGTTTTAGAGTGATCATTAGAGTAAACAACAGGTTTTTTAGCACAAGCCGAGTGAACAGAAATTAAAAAAATAAATAAAATTAATGAAAGTATTTTGTTCAGCATAGTTATTTACCATATGTAAAAATAATAAATAAAAGATTCGTTATCGCAAATAATTAGGTGATGAGCTGATTTGCTAAAACTAAAAGCGTATCTAAAGAATTCAACCTGACATATATGTTAACTGAATTTACGACTAATGAAAGAAATTAATATAAATAATCATAATTGGTTTATCTGATTTTGCAATAAAAAAAGGTTTTAAATTTTTCTACAATATTAGCTATCTATTTTAATATCCATATTCTTCAGAGCGAGGTTTTTAATGTTCTCGTTCGCCACATGCCTCCACAAAACCTATGTGTGGTTGGATATGGGGGATAGTTATCACATATTTTGCGAGTGAGGTTGTGCAGTATATAGTTAATCTTCCGTTTTTATTTCTCTGATTGAGTTGGCATAGCTTCGGGCTTTATTTATTGCATGGGCATCCGACTGAAATTCAGGGTAAGTGACTGGAGTGTCTCGTTTCAGATGAACCGTGGAGGTAGGAAATGCTATGTTGATTTTGAGTTCCTCAGCAAGGCGCAATGCGTCAACAATGAATTCATGTCTTACTATGAGTTCCTTGGCCCAGTCTTCGGTTTTAAAAAAGATGTAGACCATGATGTCGATGGAGGACGCTCCGAAGTCATTGACCACGATATGGAAATCGCTTTTCCTCGTATTAGGGTGGTTTAAGACCAGTCGTTTTAAACCCTGTACATAGCCATTGAGGTTTTCAGCAGGAGTATCGTAGGCCACACCTATGGTTGTTTTGTATCTACGCCATTTTCTACGGCCTAGGTTGTCCACAGGCGTGGTGATGAATTTAGCGTTAGGTATAATCAGCTCGGAATTGTAAAAGGTGCGGAGTGAAGTTGATCTAACTCCCACTTTTTCTACAGTTCCGTCATGCCCGAGTAAACTGATCCAATCCCCAACTGCAAAAGGGTGGGTGGTCATGATGAGCATTGTACCGAATATGTTTTCTAGAGTGTCTTTTCCAGCAAGTGCTATTGCCAATCCGCCAATCCCCATTGCCGCAAAAATTCTTGTAGAATCCTGACCGAATAATTGAGCGATGTGAGCAAGACCCATAAGGATGATTGCCAGTTTAAATATTTGGGCAACAATAAGCATCATGGTAGCTCTGATGGTTGCTCCACCGATTGAGGTGAGAACATCACAAGACAGATTGGTGGTCATGGCAATAATCCAAACTGCTGAGATGGTTCCTATAACTTTAACTCCGTAAAGAGAAAAAATCATTAAGTCCTTATACAAGATGAGGACTCCGACCATAGCTAACCAAGAGTAACCTACAATCATAATTTGGATTGGTAGAATAAATTTGCGACGATTTGGCGGAATAATTCCTTCAGGGAGTTTATTTTCAATTGAGCTAAAGATACTATTTAAAATATACGAAATTATCCTAATAACTAGGGGAGTGATCAGAAATAAAGATAATAGAGCTATCCATTTGTAAATGTTAGTGTTCAGGTATTTGACCATAAGTTGTGGGTAGTTGCGCTGGAAGAAATCGTCGATGACGATATGCAGCGGTAGCTGTTTTGCGACAAACGGATCAGTCCCTTCCTGCAGGAGTTCTTGCATGGTTTTGTCGTAACATGTCTGTACTACCTGCAAACTGTGCGGGGTGAACTTCCAAGCCTTACGCCCATTTTCAAGGGTCACAACATGCATGGTTATCGAACCTATATCTGGTATGACCATAAACACCGGAGCATGATCAGTATCCGGAGAGGCGGAAAGTTCTTCAAGATGTATTGGGGAGCAGCTGTTGATAATCCGATATAGCATTACAGCTAGAATAGGGCCGTATACAGGCTTTTCAAGCGCAGTGAATCTGCTCATATCTAAAGTACTTATAGCAGTTTCTAGATTGCCATACTCCTTTCCATCAACTCCAGATTTCAGAGTGAAAAAGGTGCGATAGGGAGACATGAGGCTTTGCACAAAAGTGTCCCCTTCCATTTTTTCAGAAGTAAACTTTGTGTATTTGTACCGAAGTTTTTTGACCAACTTCACAAACTTTGGATTTTTAAATAGAGCTTCAGAAAAATGCCACCCTCCAGTTCCTTTCTTCATCATAATCTCAAGGGGGTGTCCTTCGTAGGAAAAGTGTAACTCAACTTGATTGCCCTGAATGGTGTCCGGGATATCATCATCGATATCATAATTTATATTTTCAAGGACTAGTAATACATCACGTGCTTTTTTGACAGCTTCTGACTTGTTATCATCGGATATGTCTTCTTGTGAGGAAACGATCTTTGTCAGGCAGTTGAATCCTGTATAATCATCGCGATTATAATTGCGGATACTATATAAAAATGACCGTACCGCTTTGCGAGGTGTTGATAAGTTGCAGGCGTTGTCGGTACTAAGCAGTTTTATTTTATTTTCTTGTATAGGATTATTCTCGCTGATCAGAAAGAACCCAAGTAAAAGTCCGGCCAATAGGGCAATAGACCAATAAATTTTCATTGTGACTCCATTGAATATTTTAGTGAAAATAATGACTTTGATATTATTTATTGTCAATTATTGACATTGCTATTTTGATTACGAACTACCTCATGGAGGTAGAAAGTTTTAAAGTTATCGTTTGCTAGTGTGGAGTTAATGTGGATAGATAAATTAAAAAACGATTGTAAACATCGTTAATTGGGCTGTCATTATTTCTTGTATGCAGTCCTATAAAGCCAGCTTGGTTAGACATGATGTTCAAGGACTAATTATGGGCAAGTTTATTAAGTATATTGAAGATTGTAGAGTGTCATAAAATTGTTTACCAGATTGCCCATCCTTTTCCATCTGAATCACAGGTCATAATTTCTATTCCGTCAGCTGTGATAGCAACTGTATGCTCAAAATGAGCCGAAGGTTTTCCGTCTTTAGTGCATATGGTCCATTTATCAGATTTAGTAAAAATTTTATGTGTACCCATATTTATCATGGGTTCAACTGCAATGACCATCCCTTTTTGTAACGTGAAATTTGCAATTGCACGAGTCGGATAGTTTGGAACATCCGGGCTTTCCCA
This genomic interval from Desulfovibrio sp. UCD-KL4C contains the following:
- a CDS encoding response regulator — its product is MRNPHVLIVDDSKTIRSVLSSQLRSRSIDVTEAIDGLEGLNSIRESHYDLVITDIIMPNMDGYQLCTEIKKNPETQSTPVIFLSTDERNDQIEKGFEVGAAAYITKKNATKELIPYVHEILNKSKLLRDKLVLVVDDSKHILNVVQSGLFGAGFKVLTASNGNEAYSIASKEIPDLIISDINMPAMNGIEFCEKIQQTPYLSSIPLVIMSSGGDRRTMRELLHKGASAFLVKPFNVDQLVITAEKLLSDHFKMELQQRELLKTERTLTLGSIASLIQALEARDPYTRGHSDTVAAISLKIAKKMSFNNHELERIEFAARLHDLGKIGIRDEILLKPGPLTIPEFTLIKQHPELGAEILRPIPNMGDIIPAVLYHHERIDGHGYPHGLVGNEIPIWARIIAVADVYDALTTERPYRREMDHEKAMNIITQNTNLQLCSECVKSFKSVSSDNQNNIKI
- a CDS encoding DUF4198 domain-containing protein, with amino-acid sequence MKKTLVSLFTAIVFFAAAACAYAHFGMLIPETSIVSPKKKTINMELSFAHPFELNGMNLVKPKKFSVYHDGKETDLLGTLKQNKFLDHSAFTTSYKFNRPGMYTFYMEPTPYPEPAEDNYIIHYTKTIVSAFDEGEDWKTPLGVKTEIVPLTRPWGNYAGNVFQGIVLLNGKPAPYTRVEVELYNKDSKYKAPHECMVTQEVLCDENGVFTFACPKAGWWGFAALNDADYKIKGKSVELGAILWIQMFSY
- a CDS encoding outer membrane beta-barrel protein; this encodes MRILTFFIFLLTIPLTAQAWQGKVIAVDGPTTLVVLKDGQHPVKIKLSGIDPAPNVEVSKGKLECSGIALMKDVDVNEIGKDANNIILADVAIDGQGLAQKLIKAGVATGPVSPVTQPIRPDELAPTSNEMISELSGDTQSRLTAQRQYTQPETLPQSISVSSPTIRYIQVQEQPQLGFWPARQVKAVPLQVEPSHGLTENYLTDSNETTASAVSSAMKNPGDIANKDYDLAVSVKKSRTHRKKTGFFIPKKKSETFIGAALGTQYSTKSKKDVPYSSFGPSGGLSIRHFYPSGLGIGGDMLISGTSGRSGTIDASSNATNSTSYDYKSKSFNTYTFTASLLYRFYTDSKFSPYIAAQGGYSFFGYPNTDFSLSDGAPVAGGGLGFLYEFDSGFTIGSDVRYLKTFGTKSDDPDGFLNTTINLGYTFD
- a CDS encoding ABC transporter substrate-binding protein, which produces MLKRIVLFNIFFILIPCIVYSSNLVITTLDNPPQAYLEKGTPSGVLVDIVSEIVKKSGCTCTIKVVPWKRALKMVKIGTADAIFNAGYTAERNKYLFYPSCALITEKVIALRRKGSGVFLKTDFSNAKDYRVGVGRGFYYGKKVQNAIDSNMFMRVEEVPNINLNMEKLKLSRIDMFFADYLPAMNFLTSIDSKANIELVVDPTTGKPIIYGRSDTYLAFSRTHTLDGLVKKINEELVNLKKSGSYDEIIKKYIKGYIDLE
- a CDS encoding mechanosensitive ion channel family protein gives rise to the protein MKIYWSIALLAGLLLGFFLISENNPIQENKIKLLSTDNACNLSTPRKAVRSFLYSIRNYNRDDYTGFNCLTKIVSSQEDISDDNKSEAVKKARDVLLVLENINYDIDDDIPDTIQGNQVELHFSYEGHPLEIMMKKGTGGWHFSEALFKNPKFVKLVKKLRYKYTKFTSEKMEGDTFVQSLMSPYRTFFTLKSGVDGKEYGNLETAISTLDMSRFTALEKPVYGPILAVMLYRIINSCSPIHLEELSASPDTDHAPVFMVIPDIGSITMHVVTLENGRKAWKFTPHSLQVVQTCYDKTMQELLQEGTDPFVAKQLPLHIVIDDFFQRNYPQLMVKYLNTNIYKWIALLSLFLITPLVIRIISYILNSIFSSIENKLPEGIIPPNRRKFILPIQIMIVGYSWLAMVGVLILYKDLMIFSLYGVKVIGTISAVWIIAMTTNLSCDVLTSIGGATIRATMMLIVAQIFKLAIILMGLAHIAQLFGQDSTRIFAAMGIGGLAIALAGKDTLENIFGTMLIMTTHPFAVGDWISLLGHDGTVEKVGVRSTSLRTFYNSELIIPNAKFITTPVDNLGRRKWRRYKTTIGVAYDTPAENLNGYVQGLKRLVLNHPNTRKSDFHIVVNDFGASSIDIMVYIFFKTEDWAKELIVRHEFIVDALRLAEELKINIAFPTSTVHLKRDTPVTYPEFQSDAHAINKARSYANSIREIKTED